TTGAGGGCCTGAAGGGGCCGGGGGCTCTGGGGggactggggacaggagggctGAGGGGGACAAGGGTGGTGAGTCACTGGGGACCTGGGGGGACCCCTGAAGGGTTGGTGGGGATAAGGGGGACACAAGGGGGGACTTAAGTGAGTGGAGGGGACCTGGCGGGGAAGGGACACGGGACACAGAGAAAGGAGTCTGGAAGGCTGAAGGGACTTGGGGAGGGACCCTGAGGGGACTTGGGGTCCCGTGAGAGAactggggcagctggggactTGGTGGGGCTGAAGGGGGCACCCTTTAGGAGACCTCTGAGGGGATTGGGGAGCCTGAGGACATGGTGGGGGATCCTGAGGGGACAGCAGAGATTTCAAAGGGATGTTGGGGACCCCCAAGAAGACTTGGGTGACTTGGAGAGAGGGGACTTCAGGAGACCTGAGGTGACAGTGGGGATCtgagggggttttgggggtCACCAAGAGCCAGGACTGGATGAGGGCAGGGGACTGTGAGGTTGGGGGAAACCCCAGGACATGTTGGCAGGGGGACAATGACAGTGCTGGGGTGACAACTCTCGCGGGCGAGTGCAGAATTTGGGATGCCCTGCAGGACTGTAGGGATTCATTTTAGGGGGTGTCCAGGATTTGAGGGGGCGTGGCTTTCAGGATTGAGGGTGTTCTGAATTTTTTGGGCACAGGGTGGTGTCAAACTATATGGGGGTCAAGGTGCAACTTTGGAGCCCCTGTTTTGGTGGGGCTGTAGGTTTTGATGTCAGggttataaattattttagggGCTGCAGACTTTCAGGGGACTGTAGGTTGTAGGGGGAGGTCCAGCTTAAGAGGTTCTCTGTGGGGTGATGTCAATGCTGTACTTTTGGGGGCCCCCCAGcccccctgcagcagcagcgagGCCTCAGCacgggaggaggaggaggaggaggaggatgaggatgaggaagatgaggacGGGACGGGCTCGGAGGCCTCGGAGGATGCGGGGCCCCCCCGGCAGCTGAATGGGGAGGGCCGGGGGGGGGGCCCCCTGCGCCCCCCAGGGCAGCCGCCCCCCGAGCGGCCCCCCCAGCCCAAGGCCTGCGCCCCGGGGGAGGGGGGCTGCCAGCACATGGCCCCCCTTAAAAAGGAGGGGGCCTTTGGGCAGCCCGACAGAGCAGGTACTGAGTGGGGAGGGCAGTTTTGGGGGGGATGGGTGGGGAATTTGGGGTGCTGAGGGCAGTTTTGGGGTGGTGGGTGCAGTTTTGGAGATACAATGGGCAGTTTGGGGCTGCTGGACTATGGGGGTTTGagtttgggggtgctggggggcaGTTTAGGGGTGGGGGATCAGTCTGGGCTGTAGGGTCAGTCCAGAGGGTGGATAGTCATTTGGTGCTGGGGGTCAGTCTGCCGTGTGCGGTCAGTCAGGGCTGACCCAGGGGTGTGACCTGTTGGTGTTCCTGCAGTGTCCCCGGCGCTGGCAGGGGCAGAGCCATCggtgccactgtccccaggcCGGCCGGGCCCCCAGGCTGCCGAGGGGGCCCCATTCAGCTGCACGTGAGTTAGGGGCCAGTGTTCCCTTGTGTCCCTCTGTGTCATGCATGTGCCACCCTCTGTGTCCCCCCGAGTGCCTTGTGCCCCACCCAGTGTCTCCCTGTCCCCATGACCATTGTCTCCATGTCCCCCTGTGACCGTGTCCCTGTGTCGCCCCCCTGTTGCTGTGACCCTGTCCCCATACTGTCCACTCTCCAATGTGGCCATGTCCCAGTGTCCCTCTGTTCCTTCCCAGTACTCCAGTGACCGAGTCCCCATGGTGTCCCCATCCCGGTGAccatgtctgtgtgtccctTGCGTGTCTCAGTGactgtgtccccgtgtccccagggccgGGCGCAAGGACAAGGCCGTTGATCCGGTGGAGTGGTCAGTGCGGGATGTGGTTGAGTATTTCACCGAGGCCGGCTTCCCTGAGCAGGCCGGGGCCTTCCAGGAGCAGGTGGGGCCACCCCTGTcaccctgtgtcccctctgtcccccagGTGTCTCCACAGTGTCCCTGGGGCTCCCTCTGTCACTGTGGGTGTCCCCAAGAatgcctccctccctgcaaaATTCCTCTACAGCCATCCCTGGCCTCCCACTACCCTGCACGTGTCTCCTCTGttcctgggggtgtccccaaggtgtcccctATATTTTCCCCATTGGTCACCCCCCCTCACCATTGCACCCACCCCCatccccctgtgtcccctgggtgtccccatgGCTGTTTTTcactgtccccatgtccctaTGGCTGTCCCTCACTGTAcccatgtccccagtgtccccatggctgtccctgtccccatgaCTGCCTGGCACTCTCCCCGTGTCCCCAAGAAATCAACGGGAAGTCACTGCTGCTGATGCAGAGGGTGGATGTATTCGCAGGGCTCTTCATTCCTGTGTCCTTGGGgtgttccctgttccctgagTGTTcctgtgtcccccaggtgtcccctgtccccatgaCTGTCCCTcactgtccccgtgtccccaggaGATCGATGGGAAGTCGCTGCTGCTGATGCAGAGGGCCGATGTGCTCACGGGGCTCTCCATCCGCCTGGGCCCCGCGCTCAAGATCTACGAGTACCATGTGAAGCTGCTGCAGCGCAGCCACTTCCAGGATGAGGAGCCCCCCACGGAGCCCTTCCCAGCCTGAGACCCTCCTCCCACAGACCCACGGGGGTGCCCCCAGACCCGTGGGGGCACCCCAGTGTCCGGGAGggctcctccctccccctgctgctgcacagagacTTTGGGGGGTGGGTGGGGGTCAGGGGTCCCACCCCTTTTTGGGGAGTCCCGCCTCTCTTTGGAGGGGTTCCCATCCCTATTTAAGGGGGGTCTTGCCTCTCTTTAATGTTCCACCTCTAATTTGGGGGGGGGTCCTACTCATAGTTGAGGGGTTGCACCTCGCTTTGAGGGCGTCTCATCTCTATTTTGGTGGGGTCCCATCTCTCTTTAGGGGGCTCCCACCCCTCTTTGGGGGTCCCACGTCTCTCTGGGGGATCCTGCCCCTATTTTGGGGGTCCCACCCCTCTTTGACAGGTCTCTCTTTTGGGGGGGCACTTTTCTGGGGGGACACCCCTCTTTTGAGGCATTGCCTCCCTTTTGGGGGGTTCTCACCCCTTATTTGGGGGGCCTTCTCTTTAGGGGGGGGATCATTTCTCCTTTGGGGGGTCCCACCTCTTCTTTGGGGGCTTTCTCCTTGTGGGACCCCTCTTTTAGGGGGGGGTCACTTCTCTTTAGAGGGGTCCACCCCTGTCTGTTGGGGGCTGACCCCTCTTTTGGGGGGTTACCTCTCTCTGGGGCACGCTGGGGGTGGGGACCACTGCTCCTTGTGAGGGTCACCCCTCTTTTGGGGGGCCTCTCTCGGAGTGGGGGATCACCCTCCTTGAGGGAGCCCCCTTTTTAGGGGATCCCCCTTTGGGGGGGATTTTTACCGCTGGGGGAGGGGGTTGGGGGGCTCTGTCCGAAGATGATTTAACCTTGCCCCATTCTgtgcccccccccccccccccgcaAATTGCGGTGCAGACCCCCCACCCCTTGGCCACGAGGGGGGGAGACCCCCCTATTCCCCCCTCCCCGCAGTCTGTGCCCCTACCCCTTCCCCGGGCCTGGTTcgttttggcttttttaaataaaaacagaaaaatgaaacatacaGATTCTCGACGGTTGTAGTGGGGGGACTTTTGCGGGGTGTCCTCCCTTTCGGGGGGTCCTCCCGCCTTAGAGTCTCCCCCAAAAGGGGGGATCTGGGTGGAATGGGGGAGCCATTGGGGGGCTATTGGGAGTCTCCGAGCCGCCCAGTGATCGGAGGGTGCTGCGCATGCGCTGGTCCTCCCGCCCGGCAGGGGGCACTTGCGTTGTTCGCCTACGGGGagccccctccagccctggaggcaACGGCGCCTTAGCGCCCTCCTCTGCGCTTGCGCCGTCCCGCAGCTGGCTCTACTGCATCCCTATGGcggctggcagtgcccaagggcCC
The DNA window shown above is from Parus major isolate Abel unplaced genomic scaffold, Parus_major1.1 Scaffold341, whole genome shotgun sequence and carries:
- the LOC107198826 gene encoding atherin-like → MAPLKKEGAFGQPDRAVSPALAGAEPSVPLSPGRPGPQAAEGAPFSCTAGRKDKAVDPVEWSVRDVVEYFTEAGFPEQAGAFQEQEIDGKSLLLMQRADVLTGLSIRLGPALKIYEYHVKLLQRSHFQDEEPPTEPFPA